One window from the genome of Vespula pensylvanica isolate Volc-1 chromosome 11, ASM1446617v1, whole genome shotgun sequence encodes:
- the LOC122632906 gene encoding centromere-associated protein E, producing the protein MKFFSLLLLLLCFCSSLCSTREITHEDIKDAMLSLVHMMRENTEKLERHEVRERQLGEQLKKAISVLTKRVSAIDGLKQQFAKLDERFAGIEQLIAQRDERERIQMQKTTDALEDLEVKLEGWLTDIETKITKVHDMSLNHREINPDILSKLNNTELLLIGHITDLEFTLKSTSMELKETVTSQLDKVQSMDIKLQDINDNFKNVKNSVEIIKESSKSPEKYLDEQLNIFLLVKEQSKALKDIEELVKNSIEDIHELPQLNEARTLHNETELLLQETKHTIKDIIIKESTDIQNKILKSKEESKDTVEALRMAMADNSNHVSKELHDLSKGQLLMVSMADHVLDTKKRVEYGVHQILLEVGDLVKAQSKNINNTINTRFDGISNDIMDNQNGALANLTTKMEQEMNQVWRQINVMYQQMTESAKALDKLHKQNEVYINGTTSTMGGMENKVSEITKRMAEVDENLNYLLGRLSLVTQEFNQIKSGLGAALDNIKASFKEVQEKASDLSNPGPYPVPENYSELNEPRTN; encoded by the exons atgaagtttTTTAGTCTACTATTACTTTTGCTTTGTTTCTGTAGTAGTCTATGTAGTACTAGAGAAATCAC tcatgaagatataaaagatgCTATGTTAAGTTTGGTACATATGATGCgagaaaatacagaaaaattgGAAAGACATGAAGTGCGTGAGCGACAGTTAGgagaacaattaaaaaaagctATATCTGTATTAACAAAACGAGTATCTGCAATTGATGGATTAAAACAGCAATTTGCAAAATTAGATGAAAGATTTGCAGGAATTGAACAGTTAATTGCACAG AGGGATGAGCGAGAGCGTATACAAATGCAAAAAACAACAGATGCTTTAGAAGATTTGGAAGTTAAATTAGAAGGATGGTTAACAGATATAGAAACTAAAATAACTAAAGTTCATGATATGTCATTAAATCATAGGGAAATAAATCCTGATATTTTATCTAAGTTAAATAATACAGAATTATTGCTTATAGGACACATTACAGATCTTGAATTTACTTTAAAATCAACATCAATGGAGTTAAAGGAAACTGTAACAAGTCAGTTAGATAAAGTACAGTCAATGGATAtaaag TTGCAAGACatcaatgataattttaaaaatgttaaaaattcagtggaaattattaaagaatcaTCCAAATCTCCAGAGAAATATTTAGATGaacaattaaatatctttttactaGTGAAAGAACAAAGTAAAGCATTAAAAGATATTGAAGAGTTGGTAAAGAATTCTATAGAAGATATTCATGAATTACCACA actTAATGAAGCTCGGACATTGCACAATGAAACAGAACTACTTTTACAAGAAACTAAACATACTATTAaagatatcattattaaagaaagtactgatatacaaaataaaatattgaaaagcaaagaagaatcAAAAGATACAGTTGAAGCATTGAg aATGGCTATGGCAGATAACTCTAATCATGTAAGCAAGGAATTACATGATCTTAGTAAAGGTCAATTATTAATGGTTTCAATGGCTGATCATGTATtagatacgaaaaaaagagtagaatATGGTGTACATCAAATTCTTTTGGAAGTAGGAGACTTAGTGAAGGCACagagtaaaaatattaacaatacaATCAATACAAGATTTGATGGAATCTCTAATGATATAATGGACAATCAGAATGGTGCTTTAGCAAATTTAACTACTAAAATGGAACAAGAAATGAATcag gtTTGGAGACAAATAAATGTAATGTATCAGCAAATGACAGAGAGTGCAAAAGCTTTAGATAAATTGCATAAACAAAATGAAGTTTATATCAATGGTACAACCTCTACTATGGGTGGaatggaaaataaa GTAAGCGAAATAACCAAGCGTATGGCAGAAGTAGATGAAaacttaaattatttattgggTCGCCTTTCATTAGTAACACAagaatttaatcaaattaagAGTGGATTAGGTGCAGCATTAGACAACATTAAAGCTTCTTTTAAAGAAGTGCAAGAAAAAGCCAGTGATTTAAGTAATCCAGGACCATATCCAGTGCCTGAAAATTATAGTGAACTAAATGAACCAAGAACTAACTAA